DNA from Pseudomonadota bacterium:
CTGGACCGGTACCAGCCCCTGTTATCCCGCTGCGTTTCATCGGCAGGGACAGGGGTTTTCCCCGCAAGCTCCCGGGCTACTGCGGCATAGTCCGCGTAATGGCAGGCATCCGGCATTGTCACTCCAGGATCCGTCACCATTGTTCTCAGGCTGACAGCCACCCCTTTCAGGCTTCCTTCCAGGTCATAATACGGTTTGCCGGCTCCAATCCCTTCCCCGATCAGCGCCTGATAGGCCAGGAAACGTTTTTCCGCACTGTCTGCCGCCTCGAAAGTTCCCAGAAAGGCCTGCAGCGCCTTGGCCCTGATCCTCCGGTCTGCCATCCTGCTGTCCGTTCCCATGGCGACGGACAGAACCTGTCCCGTCCACAGGGGCTTTTCCATAACCGTTTCCTGTGACTGCACATCAGCCAGGGGCAGTTCCCTGTCCGGATAATCTGCCATGATCCGGGCCAGCATGGTTCTGCACAGGGCCCTCTGATGCTCTGTCTCGCAGGTCACAATCCCGTCCGGATCCCTGGGGCGCTGGGCGTCCCGGAACTGTCCTGTGGCAAAGAACCAGACCACAACCAGGGGCAGAATGCCGCGCCCGCCATCCGGATTCAGAAACAGGGCCTGCTGCGGATTCTGGCGGTCAGGAAAGTATCCGGCAGCCAGATCATCATGATCCGGAAACCTTGGTTTTGTTTCTTCCGGGGATACGGACCATGATCGTGTTCCCATGGATATACCTTCCTGGAAATGTGGACCATGGGACCTGCCAGGCTCTGCCAGTCCCGCAGCAGGCGCAGCAAGAGTGAGAACTGCAAGCCCGTGCACTGCAATCCGCTTGCGAAACGAAAACGATGTCATGACTCACCATAAGCCTCTGAAGATCAGGGACCTATAAGACACTATGGTTTTTCTTTCAGCCAATCCCCTCTTTGGAGAGGGAGATGCGGGCCCTGAGGGCCGCCACCAGGGTCCCGCTGTCCAGCCAGTGCAGCTCCCCGCCCACGGGCACGCCATGGGCCAGGCGGGTCACGGACAGGCCGGAGAAATGCGCCGCGCGGTCGGCGATGTAATGGGCTGTGGTCTGGCCCTCCACCGTGGCGTTCAGGGCCAGGATCAGCTCCCGCACATGGCCCTGCCCCAGCCGCTGCATGAGGGACGGGATCGCCAGATCATCCGGCCCCACGCCTGCCAGCGCCGACAGGGTCCCGCCCAGAACATGGTACATTCCCCGGTATCCGGCCGATTTCTCGACGGCCCACAGGTCGCCCACATCCTCCACCACACACAGAAGCCCCGTGTCCCGGTTCGGATCAGAGCAGACCGAGCAGGGCTGGCGGGAATCCAGATTGCCGCATGTGGCGCAGGTGGAAATGACCCGCGCAGCCTCCGCCAGCGCGCCGGTCAGAGGCTCCAGAACCTCCTCCTTTTTCTTCATCAGGTGCAGCGCCGCCCGGCGGGCCGAACGCGGCCCCAGCCCGGGCAGGCGGGACAATAACTGTATCAGGCGCTCGATTTCAGGACCGGTCATGATCCCTGTTCCATAACCCTGACTGCGGCGGGCAACTGCTGCGTCGCAGCGGTACTCGGATCCTCACGTACATCCATGTACGCTCCGGTCCTGCGTTCCTCGCTCCTGGTGTTTGCCTCGCCACAGCGGGTTCTGAAACAGGGACAAAAAACCTTCATCAATTACAGCCAGTTGTCGTATTGCATGTCTCACACTTCAGGCACGTGCCGGTGCGCACCAGCGTCATGGCGCGGCATTCGGGGCATTCCTCTCCTTCATAGCCTTTCTCGCGCGCTTCCTGAATGCGGGTGCGCTGCAGCGTCTCGTCCTCGTGGTCGTAACGGTCATGGTGTGCCATGGCCACAGCAGCCAGTTCGGTGTTGCTGGACATGGCGGTTCCTCCCACCACCCTCAGGTTCGAGCGCATATAGCCCCGGCTGGCCACCCGTCTGACGGTTTCCAGCGGATCTTCCGCAACCGCAGGGGCAGGCGCAGCGGGAGTCGGATCAGTCCCCTTCCCCGGCTTCAGGGGCAGCGTGGCCTGCCTGTCCCCGGCGCCGGTGGCATCGGGCAGCAGGTCCGCCGGCGTGGCGTGGGCCAGATCGGTGCGGGCCAGATAACTGATGGCCAGTTCGCGGAAAATATAGTCCAGCACGCTGGTGGCCATCCTGATGGTGTCATTGCCCTCGACCGCGCCGGAGGGTTCAAAGCGCGTGAAGGTAAAGACCTCCACGTACTCTTCCAGCGGCACGCCGTACTGCAGACCCAGGGACACGGCGATGGCGAAGTTGTTCATCAGGCTGCGGAACGCCGCGCCTTCCTTGTGCATGTCGATGAAGATCTCGCCCAGGCGGCCTTCCTCATATTCCCCCGTGCGCACATAGACCTTGTGGCCGCCCACGCTGGCTTTCTGGGTATAGCCCTTGCGCCGGTCGGGCAGTTTCTGGCGCGCAGCCGAAGCCACCCGTTCCACCACGCGCTCGACAATCCTTTCCGCCACCTGCGGAATGCGGGCGGCTGCAGGGGATTCCATGATCCTTTCCACCACCTCGCGGACCTGCGCGGCATCCTGGTCGTCGTCCGCGAGAAGGCCGGCCATCAGCGGCTGGCTGAGCCTTGATCCGTCGCGGTACAGGGCACTGGCTTTCAGGCCCAGAGTCCAGGACAACATGTACGCGGCCCGGCACTGTTCCACCGTGGCCGTGTGCGGCAGGGTGATGGTCTTCGCAATGCCGCCGGAGACAAAGGGCTGGGCGGCCGCCATCATGCGGATGTGGCTGTCTGCGGACAGGCT
Protein-coding regions in this window:
- the recR gene encoding recombination mediator RecR; translation: MTGPEIERLIQLLSRLPGLGPRSARRAALHLMKKKEEVLEPLTGALAEAARVISTCATCGNLDSRQPCSVCSDPNRDTGLLCVVEDVGDLWAVEKSAGYRGMYHVLGGTLSALAGVGPDDLAIPSLMQRLGQGHVRELILALNATVEGQTTAHYIADRAAHFSGLSVTRLAHGVPVGGELHWLDSGTLVAALRARISLSKEGIG